The DNA region ACGCGACGCGAACGCGGCGACTGCGCTCCCCGGTGACGTAATTGAGTACACCGTGGTGGCCAGCAACATCGGGACGGGCAACCTCTCGCAGGTGGTGATCACCGACCCGCTGCCTTCCTACACCAACTTTGTCAGCGTGAGCGCCACCATCAGCGGCTTCAGCGGCGGCACGGTGCTTTACTCCACCAACGGAACCACCTGGAGCGCCACCGCCCCCACCAGCCTCGGCGCGGGTAGCTCGATTTATGTGGCAGTGGACACCAACGGCGATAGCACCATCAGCAGCGCCGACCTGATGCCACCTTCAGCCACCATTACTATCGTCTTCCGCGTTCAGGTGCAGTAAGGCCCCCGCCCACCCCCCAAACAGGGGGGTGGGATAAATAACCCGGAAAACACCGTGCGAGAGCCTATGATTGACCCTGAGCGGACTGTCTATAGGCTCTCGCACCACTTTTTCAATAGGTTTCACAACATCAGATGAACTTTTCTGCGCCCTCTTGCACTCACACCTCCCTGACCGCCGCACTCCAAAAAGTCCTGCGGGTGGGGTGGGGGCTGGCGTGGGTTTTGCTGCTCCACCTGGCCTGGGCCACGCCCGCCGGTACGGTTATCCGCAATCAGGCAACGGCCCTTGTAGGAGGGCAGGTCTATCTGTCGAACGAAATCGAGACCGTGGTGCAGGCAGTGTGCGCACCCTCCCTGACCCCAAACGGAACCCTGGGCTCTCCGGCTCAACGTGCAGTGGTTCCGGCAGGGGGGTTCGCGTATTTTGCCTATTTGCTTCGCAATAGCGGCAACCAGAGCTTTACCTTCAACCTGGGCTGGATACAGGACAGCGCACCCTGGGCGCCCAGTTTGGTGCGGTTGTACCACGACGCCAACGCCAACGCCCGGCTGGATGCCGGGGAAGTGGAAATCAGCAGTGTCACCCTGGGCCCGGCCCAGGAAATCCGGCTGATTCTGGAACTACAAACCCCTTTATCGGCCTCCGGCGAGCTGCACATCGGCCCGGTGGCCACCTGCCCGGATGGCACCCGCGACAACGACAACTACAGCCGGGTCAGCATTGGCACTGGGCCGGCGCTCAATGTGGTCAAATCGGTGGATACGCCGGAGGCCCAGGAAGGGCAGGAGGTACGTTTTAGCATCCGGGTCTGGAACCTGGGCAGTGCAAATGCGGCCGGGCCTATTTACGTAAGCGATCTGCTGGACACCCCGGAGCTGCGCGACCTGACCTACGTGACGGGTTCGGCCAGCGCCGCCAAGGGGCGCCTCGAGTACTACGATGGAACCTCCTGGAACACCAGCGAAACTGGGGTACGGGGAATCCGATTGGTGCTGGAGGGCCTCGAGGCCGGCGAGGAAGCGCTCTTTAGCTTCCGCATGCGGGTGGGAGCCGGTGCGCTGGCAGGCCCCAGGCGCAACATCGTCAGCGCCGAGTCGGCCAGCAGCAGCGCTCAGAGCTCCGTGGAGCTGCGAATTGCCGCCCAGTACGCCCTGGCCCTGGGGCCTCTGAACAATCCACAGGCGGTGGGGGCTGCCGACCGGCAAAGCGCCCAGGTGCTGGCCGGACAGCCCTATTGTTTTACCCATACCCTGCTCAACGGGGGCAACACCGCCGACAGCTACACGTTGGAAGCAGTCGGCCTGCCGAGCGGAATTAGTCTGAGTTACCAGACCTTGCTTGGTAGCAATCTGTCCACTCCGATTACGCTCCCTGCCGGAGCCAGCCTGAGCTTTAGGGTCTGCCTGCCCGGTTTACCGGCGGGCACAGCGCCTTTTGAGTTCATCCTGCAAGCCCGCTCAACAGCCACGGGCAGCACCGACCCCACCACCAACCAAGTACAGGTGCTGAGCTTTTCTCAGCTAGTTCTACGCAAGAGCAGCAGCGTGGGGCCCACCGTATCCCCCGGCGAGCGGGTGGTCTATACCCTGGAAATCGAGAACCCCCTGCCCATTGCCCTCGAGAACGTCACTGTGGAGGACGTACTGGATGCGAACCTGGAGTTTATCTCGGCCTCCGGGGGCGGAACCTATTTATCCGGGAGCCGCACCGTGCGCTGGAGCCTGAGCCTGGCGGCGAACAGCACCCGCACCCTGAGCCTGGAGGCCCGCGTGAGCCCCAGTGCCCCCGATAACAGCTCCATTCTCAACCGCTTCAGCCTGCGCTCCGAGGCCATCAGCAGCCCGCTCTTTTCCAACACCGTGACCCTGAACGTGCTGGCCTCGGCGCTCCTGCTGGAAAAGCAGGTGCAGCCCAGGCAGGCCAGCGTGGGCGACCTGCTGACCTATACCCTCACGCTGGTGAATGTGGGCCGGGTAGACCTCTCGGTGCGCCTCGAGGACACCCCGGATGCCGGCCTGGCCTACGTACCCGGCAGCGCTACCCCCGGCGAACCCCTCCTGCAAGGGGGCCGGCTCGTCTGGAACAACCTGACCCTCACCCCCGGCGCCCGCATGGTGCTGAGCTACAAAATGCGCGTGCTGGCCGGGGCCGGCCCAACGCTGCGGAACACCGTCCAGGCCATCGGCAGCACAGGTAGCAACGCGGCGGTCGCCAACGCGGTGGCTTCGGCAGTGGTACAGCTCCAGCAGGGGGTGTTCACCCCACTCCACAGCTTGCTGGGGCGGGTCTTTCTGGACGCCAACCGCGATGGCCTATACACGGCGGGCCTGGATGTGCCGCTACCGGGGGCTCGAGTGCTCCTGAGCAATGGGCTGCAAACCCTGACCGATAGCGAGGGCCGCTACAGCTTCCGCAACCTGGCCGGGGGGCTGTTTGAGGTGATGCTCGAGGCCGCCTCGGCACCCTTCCGGCCCCTCCCCCACCCCGAAGCCCAGGGCGACGGCTACCGTCACCGGGTGCGGGTGGAGGGCCTGACTGTGAGCGACTTCCCGCTCGAGCGCCCCACCGGCCTGGTTCGGGCTATACGCGAGACCACCCTGGAGTTTGGGCCGCTGAAGGTGGAGAAGAAACTGCTGCCGCTCCCGAGCGGCCTCCGGGTGGTACTGGTGCTGAGCTCCGCCGAAACCCTTAACGAGCTGACCCTTACCGACCCGCTGCCCGGCGGCGGGGAACGGGTGTTCCGGTTTGAGCAGTTCCAGGGCACCCAGACCCTCACCTACGACCTGCCCGATGGCTTCCTGACCGACCCCCAGGCCCGCTGGAGGTATCCATGAAGGGGACGGGGCACAGCAAGAGCAGCCTGTACCCTGGGGTGCTGGTGGCCCTGAGCTTTTGGCTCTGGGCTTTCGGCGGCATAGCCCTGGCCCAAACCCGCACCGATCTGCGGGGCATCGTGCCGGGGGATCGGCTGGGCTGGGAGATTCAGGAGCTGCGGGCCAGCGTGGTGGTGAACAAACCCACCCTTCTGAACCTGCAAATTTACTCGCCCGGCTTCGACCCCAGCGATTACCGCCGCGCCCTGCGGGGCCAGGAAGAACTCGGCGACGAGCGCTACGACCGGGGCCAGGGCGAGATGGTGGCGCAGTTTGTGCTGGCACGCGACGGGCAGGTTCTGGCCCAGCAGACCTACCGGGTGGAGCCCCACCGCTGGGTGCTGTTCTTCCGAGGCCCGGTTGAGCCTGGGGTGTACCAGCTTTCCAGCCGCCTGCTGGGCCTGGGCAAGAACGCCTTCCGTTACCGCATCCAGACCAGCGTGCCGGGGGCCGCCGAACTGCTGGTAGACCCCACCCTGCAACTCTACGATGTGCGCCAGTTTCAGATCGGCAACCCCCTCTCGGTCGCCACCATCAAGGGCCAGGACTGGCTCGAGCCCTTCGTGCTGAACGTGAACCCCGAGGTGCTGCCCCTGCGCGTAGGCTTCTACGACGAGGACGGCGCCAAAGAGATGGAGGGCCGGGTACGGCTGCCGGACGGGCGCCAGGAGCCGCGCCCGGTCTCCGGCGACCGGGGCTGGGCCTACTACGACATCCGCCAACCGGGGGTGATTACCTTTGGCTTCCGCCAACCCAAAACCGCCACCCAGTACTCCAACACCATCGGCTTCCGTGTGGATGCCTGTATGGAGGTCGAGCAAAACGCCTTCCGGGTGGTGGCCCCGCGTCCGGTTACGGCTTTGGTGGTGGATGGCGAAGGCCGCCCCCTGAATGTGCCCCTTGCCACCGAGGGCGACAAAATCCGTACCCTGACCCTTCCTTCCCTACCGGAGGGCTACCGCCTGGCGCGGCTGGAGGTACAGGGCGGCGAACGCCTGGGTACCCAGAGCGTGCGCTTTGGCTGTGCCGGAGGGCAGGCCCGTTTTGTCCTGGAAAAAATCGCTCCTCCTCCGCCGCCGCTTGCTACCCTGGAGCTCGAGGCGCTGCTGGTGCTGCCGGAGGGCGAACAGCCCCTGAACCTGAAGGTGCAGGTGGGCGAACAGGAGATAACCCTGAACCAGGGAAGGGCGAGCCTGCAGCTACCCCCCGGCAGTTTCAAGCTCACCCCTCAACTGAACGGCGCTCGCGTGGTGGGGCCTGCGTCGGTGCAGCTCGAGGGCGGCCAGACCCGGCGGGTGCGCTTTTTGGTTTACCCGGAAGTAGAGCTCAGCCTGGAAGCCACCCCCACCACCCTGCGGGTGGGCGAACAGACCACCCTGACGGCCCGCGTCCGCACGGCTTTCCCGCGCCTGCTGCCCGCCGACCTCGAGCTCCTGCTACCCCCCTGCCTGGAAGCCCTGGGCGCGACCCGCCTGAGCGCGCCCGTGGCCCAGGGCCGTGAGGCCGTGTTGCAGGTGCCGGCCCAGGCCACTTGCAAGGGCGAGCTCGAGGTGCGCGCGGTACTGGCCCCCTGGCAGCAGCAAGCCCGCACCGGGCTGCGCGTCCTCCAGCCCGCTACCTTCACCCTGCACAAGGAAGCCCTTACCCCCCGTGCGGCAGTAGGCAGCGAGGCCGTCTGGCGCCTGCGGGTACAGAACACCGGCGACGAGGCGGGCCGGGTGCGGGTGCAGGATCCCCTGGCCGCCGGGTTGCAGGGTATGCCGCTCGACCAGACCTTGGAGCTTCAGGCGGGCGAAGAACGGGTGCTCGAGGTACGCGCCCGGGTAGCCCCCGAGGCACCCCCCACCCTTACGAACACCGCCCGTTTGCTCAATGAACGCAACGAACCCCTGGCCGAGGCCCGCGCCGAGGTGCAGGTGCTGCGCCCGGTGGCCGAGCTCTCGCGCTCGCTGGACAAGCGCGTGGTGGTGCCGGGAGAGGGGGTGGAGGTGCGGCTGGTGGTTCGCAACACCGGCCAGGCCCCCCTGACCTACACCCTGCGCGACACCTATCCCGAGTGGCTCGAGGTGGCGCAAACCCCCGAATTTAGCGGCGAACTGGCCCCCGGCCAGAGCGCCACCCACATCTACCGGGCCCAGGTGCGCTTTGGCACCCCGGCGGAGGGGGCCTTCCTGGCCCAGCTTGTATCCAACGGCGGCAACCCGAGCGCACCCGACAGCCTCCGACGCACCCTGCTGCGCCTGGAAAAAACCGTCGAGCCGGCGCGGGTGGTGGTGGGCGGCGCGGCGGCCTTTACCCTGCGCCTGGAAAACCCCACCGACCATGCCATAACCCTCGAGCTGCAAGAGTCTCCCGACGAGGGCCTCAAAATGCAACTGCCCGACAACCTGCGCTTTACCCTGCAGGCCAGGGAGGTGCGCGAACTGCGGCTCGAGGCCGAGGCGGGCCGGGTGGGGCTGCTGGAAAACCAGGTCACGGCGTTTGTTAATGGAGTCCCGGCCTCCTTCCCCACCAAGGCCGTTCTGACCGCGCTACCCATCCTGGAGCCCCTGCGCCTTTCCACCGTGTACCTTGAGTTCAACGTTCGGAACACCACCGCCGGGGAGCGCCTGCTGCTGACCCACCAACCCCCCACCCAGACTGCCTACGAGCCGGGTTCGGCCCGGCTGGATGGCCGGCCCCTACCCGACCCCAGGGTAGACGACGCAGGCCGCCTGTACTTTGAACTGCCCTACCAGACCCAGGGGGTGCTCTCCTACCAGCTGCGCCACCGCGAGGCCCTGGGGCCGGTGGCCGAACCCACCCTGACCCTGCGCATCGCCGACCAGGAGGTGTACTTGCAAGGCCAGCAGACCTTTGCCAGCTTCGAAAAAGCCCGGCCCCTGGAGGCCCAGACCCGCGAGGGCTTCATTCAAGAACCCCTGCCCGGTACCCTTTTCCGGGTGGACAAGACCCGGGTGGTGCTGCAAACCCCCCTGGGCCTCGAGACCCGCCTGACCCTGAACGGCCAGCCCATAGACGCCAAAAACCTGGGCCAGGCCACCTACGATAGCGGCAGGGGCCTCCAGCGCCTGGAATACTACGGCCTGCCGCTGCAACCTGGGCGCAACCTGATAGAGGTGCAAACCGCCGCGGGCTCCGACCGGGTGGAGGTCTTCCTGGCAGGCAGCCCCACCCGGCTGGAGGTGCGGCCCCTGCGCCTTTTGGCCGATGGACGGACGCCGCTGGAGTTAGAGATACGGGCCCTGGACGCCCTAGGCCTGCCGAGTGGCTTTGGCGCGGTCACGGTGGAGACCTCGAGCGAGCCCCTCGAGCCCGACGCCTTCCCGCTCCTGTCCGGCTACCAGTTGCTGCTGCGGGATGGGCAGGCAGTTCTGCGGCTCAAACCCACCGCCACCCCCACCCCCCTGCGCCTGCGGCTGGCCTATGGCGACGTGGAGGGTCAGGCCGAGTTCTTCGTGCTAGGCCGCCAGAACCGGCTGTGGCAGTTCCAGGGCAGTGTGGGGGCCCGGTTTGGCGAGAGCATCCAGGTGTTTGGCCTGGGGCGCGGCTACCTGGAAAGCCCCTTTGCCGCCGGCACCCTGCGGGCCGCCCTGGATGGCTCGCTGCGCTTTAACCAGGGCCAGCCCGCAGTGGAAAGCGGCCTGCGCGACCTGCCTGACCCCACCGGACGCTTCCCGCTCACGGGGGCGGGCAACGAAGCCCAGTGGCCCCTGCGCTCCGAGGATCCGGTAGCCCTGCGCTACGACCAGGAAGGCTTTAGCCTGGGCTATTTTGCCGACCGGCTGAGTGTATTCGGGGTGGGCGAACTGCCACAGGGCACCGCCCTGCGCATCGAAACCCGCGACGATCTGGCCCTGCAAGGCTTTGCGGGCTGGCTGCCCGTGGGCAGCAAAACCGACCTGATCGTGCCGGATGGCACGCGCTTCTACCGGCTCAGTGGGCCCGCCGAACCGGGCAGCGAGCAGGTGGTGCTTTTGGTGGGGGCCAGCGAAAAGCCCCTCGAGCGCCTCAAGGACTATGTGCTGGACGCCGCCAGCGGCACCCTGACCCTCTCGGAGCCGCTGTGGCCGAGCAGCCCCGACTTCCAGCCGGTGCGCCTGCGGGTGGCGTATGCCCCGCTGGGCGGTGCCCGCGAATTTGGCTACGGGGCCGGGGTGCGCTGGCGGGTGGGCGATTTCAGTATTGGGGCGGGGGCCGCGTACCTGCCCGGCAGTGGCTGGCGCTACGGGGCCGAAGCCGCCTACCAGATACCGGGGTTTGGCCTCCGGGCTGCCTACAGCCGGGGCAGCTTCGAGCGGCTGGGTCTCGAGCTCTCCGGCAAGAACGGCCCCCTGGAGTCCAGCGCCAACCTGACCTACCAGGGCAAGTTCCAGGGCCAGGCCCAGGTGGCCTACAACCTGAGCGAGGCCGATCGGATTTCGCTCGAGCACCAGACCACCGAAACCAACCAGACCGGCCTGCTCTATACCCGCCGCCTGAACCCCGCCTTCTCGGTGGGGGGCGGGCTGGGCTACACCTGGGAGACCGCCACCCTGCTGGGCCTGGGGCGGCTGGGCTTCAGCAGCGGGGCCCTGAACACCGAGCTGACCCACGCCCAGCCCTTCAGCCTGACCCATAGCGCCGCCACCCGCCTGCGGAGCACCTATGCCTTCGACGCCAACCTGAGCGCCGAGGCCGACCTGACCCAGACCTGGGGCCTGGGCTTCTCGGGGAGCCTGGGGCTCAAGCAAAAACTGGGCGGCGCCAACCTTTCCCTTGCCTACCAGTTGCCCGGCGCGGCAGGGGAAGGCAACCGGGCCCGCTTTGGGCTGGAAGCGCCCTTCCCCCTCTCCGAGCGCTGGAGCCTGAACGCCAGCGCGGGCTACGAGCGCAGCTTTTCCACCGGCAGCAACCAGCTGGCCTTTGGCCTGGCCCTGCGCTACCAGGCCGAGCAGTTTAGCGCCACCCTGGGCGCCGAGACCGCCTGGGCCGCAGGTCAGCCAAAGGTGGTGTTGCGGGCCGGGGCCACCGGGCAGCTCGATGCCCAGCAGACCCTCTCGCTGGACGCCAACTACCAACTTGCCCCCGCCCTCCTGGGCCGCTTTACCCTGGCCTATGCGCTGCGCGGGCGCGAGGTCTCGCTGCTCACCTACCACCGCCTGAATAGCGGGAGCGAGCCCACCCTCGAGGGGGCCCTGGCCACCAGCTACCACCCCAGCCTGAGCTTCCAGCTCCGCCCCAGCCTGGCCTACCGCCTCAAGCTCGACGACCCCGCCGGCCACACCTACCAGCTGGGCCTGGGCGGCAACTACTACCTCACCGACTGGCTGGGTCTGGGGGCCGCCGCCTACTACCAGCTCCAACCCGGCACCCAAAGCAGCGCCACGGCGTTTTCGCTCGAGGCCAGCTTCCGCTTGGTGGAGGGCCTGTGGTTCAATGTCGGCTACACCCTGGGCGGCTTTGTGGGCCTGACCCCCGACACCGCGCCCGGCTTCTACCTTCGGCTGGACTTCTTAGGGGGTAGCCGATGAAGAAGCTCCTTTTATTCTGCCTAATACTTGCTCTAAGCCTAGCTCACGCCCAGGTCGTGCGTAGTTTTGCTACGGTATTCAACTCCAACACCACCGGGGATATCAGAATTCTGGGTAACACCCTGATGACCTGTGGATCGAGCACGGTCACCCCCACCAATCCGCCAAGCTGCAACACCAACAACACAAGTCAAAACAATAACCTACAGACCGCATTTGTCGATTTCGACACAGACTCGTCCACATCTAATTCCTCTCGAGCGGCCCTGAGCCTACCGAGTGGAGCCCAGGTGCTCTTTGCCGGGCTGTACTGGGGGGCTCGTGCCAATCCGAGCACAACCACACGAAACCAGATTCGTTGGCGGCCTCCCGGCAGCAGCGGCTACCAGACCCTAACCGCAGACTGGATAGAAACCATCACAACGCAAGGGGCCGCCGCCAGCCGCCCTTATGCGGCCTTTGCAAACGTGACCAGCCTGGTACAAAGTGCCGGAGCAGGTGATTACTGGGTAGGCGATATTACCGCCCTCACAGGCAACGACGGGCTGGGTTTCTACGCTGGCTGGAGTTTGGTGGTAGTCTACCAACACTCCTCTGAGCCCCTACGCCGCCTGACTGTTTCGCATGGGCTGGCTGTGGTCAGCAGTGGCAATAATGTCACCCAAACCGTTTCCGGGCTGCTCACGCCTGCGGTGGGCACGGTGCAGGCCCGCGTGGGCGCGGTGGCCTGGGAAGGGGATGGGGGTATTAACGGCGACCAGTTTCAGATTCGCCCAACCGGTAGCCCCACCTGGACAAGCCTGTCGGACACACAAAACCCCAGCAACAACTTCTTTAACTCCAGCATCAGCGCTTTGGACACCCGTTACAGCGCCAAGTCCCCGGACTACATCAATCAGCTTGCTCTGGACGCCGACATCGTGCAGTACAACAGCCTGCCCAACAACACCACCTCGGTAGACTTGCAGTTCACCTCTACGGGGGATACCTATTTCCCACAGGTGCTCACCTTTGCCGTCAACATCTATGCCCCCGACCTCACTTCCACCTTTACCAAAAGCGTAGCTGACCTTAATGGGGGCAACGTACTCATAGGGGACATTCTGGAATACACGGTGAGCTTCACCAACACCGGCCAGGATGGTGCTACTAACGTTGTCGTGCGAGACCCCATTCCCACTGGCACCCAGTATGTGCCGGGCAGCCTGCAGGTGATCTCCAACGCCCCCAGCGCACCCACCGGCACCTTTAGCGATGCTGCCGGGGACGATATTGCCGAGTACAGCCCCTCTTGCAGCGAGCTGTCGGGCAGCCCCCCTTGCGTACGCTTCCGGCTGGGAACCGGCGCCAACGCCAGCCAGGGAGGGCTCATCCTGCCCACTCAGGGAGCCAGCGTGCGCTTCAGGGTGCAGGTGCTGCCCAGCGCAGCCGGTCAAACCATTACCAACACCGCTCAGGTCAGTTACAACGCCCAGACCCTGGGCACAGCCTTCAACCAGACCGCCAGCGCCAATGTCAGCACTACTGTTCCCACCCCACCCAGCATCAGTAAGGCCTTCGGCCCCGCTAGCATTCCCATCGGCAACCCCAGCACGCTCACCATCACCCTTTCCAACCCCAATGCTCAAACCGCCACGCTTACGGCGGCTCTGGTGGACAATTTGCCTTCGGGCCTGACGGTAGCCAGTCCGCCCGCTGCCACCACCACCTGCACGGGCGGAACCCTCACAGCCAATCCTGGCAGCACCTCGGTCACCCTTAGCAGCGGGGCACAGATACCCGCAAACAGCACCTGCACAATCAGCGTGAACGTTACGGGCAGCACTCCTGGGAGCTACACCAACACCTTGAACGCCGGAGCCCTGCAAACCAACCTGGGCAACAGCACCGCCCCGGCCACCGCAACGCTCACCATCCTGGGGGCCAGCTTATCGGGCCGGATCTACGCCGATTCACAACCCAACGGACTGCGTGAACCGGACGAGACCTGGACTGGCCCCACCGTATATGTGAACCTGGTACAGGGAAGCAGTGTGGTGCAGTCGGTAGCGGTAAGCGCTGGAAGTGGTGCCTACACCTTCAGCGCTGTGGCCCCCGGCAGCTATACCTTGGTAGTCTCTACCACTCCCAGTAGCACTACCCCAACGGCTCCTACCGGGTGGCTCTTCATCAACCCGGCAGGCTCACGCCCCATCAATATGGGCAGCAGTTCCATTTCCGACCAGGACTTTGGCCTGTTCAACGGTTCGCGCATTCGCGGCACGGTTTTCTACGACGATGGCCTGAGCAGCGGAACCGCCAACGACGCGCGGCAAAACGGGGGGGAGCCTGGCATTCCCAATGTCTTGGTATCGGCCTCAGATGGAACCAATAGCAAGAGCGTTACTACCGATGCCGGCGGCGCTTATACGCTGTTTATCCCGGCCAGCTTTGGTTCTACCGTTACCCTGAGCCACCCTCAGCAGCCCGCTACCGGAAGCAACGTGGGCGGGGCCAGCGTGAGTCTGGCCACCAGCTACGGCAGCGCTGCCGCAGCGAGCCGAACCATCAGCGGCTTTAGCCCTGGGCAGTATTACGAAGGCTACAACTTTGGGGTGGTACGCGATAGCCGTCTGAGCCCGGATCAGTCGGGGCAGTCGCCCAGCCCCGGTACAATTACCTACGGTCACCTGTACCGTCCGGGCACCCTGGGCACGGTAAACCTTATCCAGAGCGGGGGCAGCTACACCTACGCCCTGCGCCGCGACGTGAACTGCGATGGCGATTTTGCCGACCCCGGCGAGGGCTTCCAGCCTTTGCCGCAGAGCTTCACGGTGGACGCCACCTGGCCGCGTGAAACCGACGGCAGCTTGCGGGCCTGCGCCCTCGAGTTGCAGGTAGTGGTTCCGGCGGGTCTGCCGGCGGGGCGGGTGGACATGGCCCAGCTTCAGGCCGTCCTGGGGTGGGCAAACAACCCGGCTATTACCGACAACCGGCGGGTTTTCGACACCACCACTGTGGTTTCGGCGGGGGGGCTGCAACTGCTCAAGGAGGTTCGCAACGTGAGCACGGGTAGTCCCTTTGCAGCTAACGGGCAGGGGCGGCCGGGCGAGGTACTCGAGTACCGCATTGCTTATCGGAACATTGGCAGCCAGCCCATCTTTAGCGTGGTGCTGGCCGACCCCATCCCCTTCTTCACCGACCTGGTACAGAACGCTTATGGAGGCAGCGGCGAGGTAGAACTGGCCTGCCCAAATGGCTCGCTGGTATACCCCAATCTGGGCCCCGCAACCAACATCAGCCTCAACCTGGCCTCGCTATGCCCGCTCAGCACGGCCCCCCACCCCAGTGGCAGCGGTACCGCACCGGCCCTCCTTCCTGGGCAGGGGGGTTACTTCCTGTACCGGGTTCAGGTAAAGTAATGTCTGATTAGGTCTGCCCGTCACCATTCGGCGATAAAACTGTAGCGCTCTTCAGAGGTAGGTTTTTAGGTGAAACGAGTCGGTGGAGAGGTGACAACAATCGAGGTGGCCTCAAGATTCGCTGGCGCACTTCACCAACGACTCAGATAGCCGCAGTATGGAGGTCGCCGTAAAACGCACGTTCGAACAAGCCCGTTCCTTTCTTACCCAGGCCGCC from Meiothermus sp. CFH 77666 includes:
- a CDS encoding DUF11 domain-containing protein, with translation MKGTGHSKSSLYPGVLVALSFWLWAFGGIALAQTRTDLRGIVPGDRLGWEIQELRASVVVNKPTLLNLQIYSPGFDPSDYRRALRGQEELGDERYDRGQGEMVAQFVLARDGQVLAQQTYRVEPHRWVLFFRGPVEPGVYQLSSRLLGLGKNAFRYRIQTSVPGAAELLVDPTLQLYDVRQFQIGNPLSVATIKGQDWLEPFVLNVNPEVLPLRVGFYDEDGAKEMEGRVRLPDGRQEPRPVSGDRGWAYYDIRQPGVITFGFRQPKTATQYSNTIGFRVDACMEVEQNAFRVVAPRPVTALVVDGEGRPLNVPLATEGDKIRTLTLPSLPEGYRLARLEVQGGERLGTQSVRFGCAGGQARFVLEKIAPPPPPLATLELEALLVLPEGEQPLNLKVQVGEQEITLNQGRASLQLPPGSFKLTPQLNGARVVGPASVQLEGGQTRRVRFLVYPEVELSLEATPTTLRVGEQTTLTARVRTAFPRLLPADLELLLPPCLEALGATRLSAPVAQGREAVLQVPAQATCKGELEVRAVLAPWQQQARTGLRVLQPATFTLHKEALTPRAAVGSEAVWRLRVQNTGDEAGRVRVQDPLAAGLQGMPLDQTLELQAGEERVLEVRARVAPEAPPTLTNTARLLNERNEPLAEARAEVQVLRPVAELSRSLDKRVVVPGEGVEVRLVVRNTGQAPLTYTLRDTYPEWLEVAQTPEFSGELAPGQSATHIYRAQVRFGTPAEGAFLAQLVSNGGNPSAPDSLRRTLLRLEKTVEPARVVVGGAAAFTLRLENPTDHAITLELQESPDEGLKMQLPDNLRFTLQAREVRELRLEAEAGRVGLLENQVTAFVNGVPASFPTKAVLTALPILEPLRLSTVYLEFNVRNTTAGERLLLTHQPPTQTAYEPGSARLDGRPLPDPRVDDAGRLYFELPYQTQGVLSYQLRHREALGPVAEPTLTLRIADQEVYLQGQQTFASFEKARPLEAQTREGFIQEPLPGTLFRVDKTRVVLQTPLGLETRLTLNGQPIDAKNLGQATYDSGRGLQRLEYYGLPLQPGRNLIEVQTAAGSDRVEVFLAGSPTRLEVRPLRLLADGRTPLELEIRALDALGLPSGFGAVTVETSSEPLEPDAFPLLSGYQLLLRDGQAVLRLKPTATPTPLRLRLAYGDVEGQAEFFVLGRQNRLWQFQGSVGARFGESIQVFGLGRGYLESPFAAGTLRAALDGSLRFNQGQPAVESGLRDLPDPTGRFPLTGAGNEAQWPLRSEDPVALRYDQEGFSLGYFADRLSVFGVGELPQGTALRIETRDDLALQGFAGWLPVGSKTDLIVPDGTRFYRLSGPAEPGSEQVVLLVGASEKPLERLKDYVLDAASGTLTLSEPLWPSSPDFQPVRLRVAYAPLGGAREFGYGAGVRWRVGDFSIGAGAAYLPGSGWRYGAEAAYQIPGFGLRAAYSRGSFERLGLELSGKNGPLESSANLTYQGKFQGQAQVAYNLSEADRISLEHQTTETNQTGLLYTRRLNPAFSVGGGLGYTWETATLLGLGRLGFSSGALNTELTHAQPFSLTHSAATRLRSTYAFDANLSAEADLTQTWGLGFSGSLGLKQKLGGANLSLAYQLPGAAGEGNRARFGLEAPFPLSERWSLNASAGYERSFSTGSNQLAFGLALRYQAEQFSATLGAETAWAAGQPKVVLRAGATGQLDAQQTLSLDANYQLAPALLGRFTLAYALRGREVSLLTYHRLNSGSEPTLEGALATSYHPSLSFQLRPSLAYRLKLDDPAGHTYQLGLGGNYYLTDWLGLGAAAYYQLQPGTQSSATAFSLEASFRLVEGLWFNVGYTLGGFVGLTPDTAPGFYLRLDFLGGSR
- a CDS encoding DUF11 domain-containing protein, coding for MNFSAPSCTHTSLTAALQKVLRVGWGLAWVLLLHLAWATPAGTVIRNQATALVGGQVYLSNEIETVVQAVCAPSLTPNGTLGSPAQRAVVPAGGFAYFAYLLRNSGNQSFTFNLGWIQDSAPWAPSLVRLYHDANANARLDAGEVEISSVTLGPAQEIRLILELQTPLSASGELHIGPVATCPDGTRDNDNYSRVSIGTGPALNVVKSVDTPEAQEGQEVRFSIRVWNLGSANAAGPIYVSDLLDTPELRDLTYVTGSASAAKGRLEYYDGTSWNTSETGVRGIRLVLEGLEAGEEALFSFRMRVGAGALAGPRRNIVSAESASSSAQSSVELRIAAQYALALGPLNNPQAVGAADRQSAQVLAGQPYCFTHTLLNGGNTADSYTLEAVGLPSGISLSYQTLLGSNLSTPITLPAGASLSFRVCLPGLPAGTAPFEFILQARSTATGSTDPTTNQVQVLSFSQLVLRKSSSVGPTVSPGERVVYTLEIENPLPIALENVTVEDVLDANLEFISASGGGTYLSGSRTVRWSLSLAANSTRTLSLEARVSPSAPDNSSILNRFSLRSEAISSPLFSNTVTLNVLASALLLEKQVQPRQASVGDLLTYTLTLVNVGRVDLSVRLEDTPDAGLAYVPGSATPGEPLLQGGRLVWNNLTLTPGARMVLSYKMRVLAGAGPTLRNTVQAIGSTGSNAAVANAVASAVVQLQQGVFTPLHSLLGRVFLDANRDGLYTAGLDVPLPGARVLLSNGLQTLTDSEGRYSFRNLAGGLFEVMLEAASAPFRPLPHPEAQGDGYRHRVRVEGLTVSDFPLERPTGLVRAIRETTLEFGPLKVEKKLLPLPSGLRVVLVLSSAETLNELTLTDPLPGGGERVFRFEQFQGTQTLTYDLPDGFLTDPQARWRYP